Proteins encoded by one window of Sorangium aterium:
- a CDS encoding helix-turn-helix transcriptional regulator, with protein MRADRLLSLMLLLQRAKSRQLTAEDLARRLEVSARTIYRDLDALSSAGVPVYAQRGPSGGIALAEGWQTTLTGLTQPEVQALAAVAAPGALADIGLSAALESGLIKLSAALPAVHRSLAEHARQRLHVDASGWFQGREVVPHLDVLREGVWQDRKVWLAYRDFDGEASERVVEPYGLVIKADRWYLVAGTERGPSIFRGARVAGARLLEAAFARPEGFDLAACWKALSGRFAERRASYVVSLRVTGDGEEALRRVRPGGEHERWGRGTCGRDGKSVVTVDFERESIAISQIVALGRGVEVVEPAALRARLREIAEDLRAVYGARGAAAPRRAGRKR; from the coding sequence ATGCGCGCGGATCGGCTGCTCAGCTTGATGTTGCTCTTGCAGCGGGCGAAGAGCCGGCAGCTGACGGCCGAGGACCTGGCGCGTCGCCTGGAGGTCTCGGCGCGGACGATCTACCGGGACCTCGACGCGCTGTCGTCCGCGGGCGTGCCCGTCTATGCGCAGCGCGGCCCGAGCGGCGGGATCGCGCTGGCGGAGGGGTGGCAGACGACGCTGACCGGGCTGACGCAGCCCGAGGTGCAGGCGCTCGCCGCGGTCGCCGCGCCCGGAGCGCTGGCCGACATCGGGCTCTCGGCGGCGCTGGAGAGCGGGCTGATCAAGCTGTCGGCGGCGCTGCCGGCCGTGCACAGGTCGCTGGCCGAGCACGCGCGGCAGCGGCTCCACGTGGACGCGTCGGGGTGGTTCCAGGGCAGGGAGGTGGTGCCGCACCTCGACGTCCTGCGGGAGGGGGTCTGGCAGGATCGCAAGGTGTGGCTCGCGTACCGGGACTTCGACGGGGAGGCGAGCGAGCGGGTGGTGGAGCCGTACGGGCTCGTGATCAAGGCCGACCGCTGGTACCTCGTCGCCGGCACCGAGCGGGGGCCGAGCATCTTCCGGGGAGCGCGGGTGGCGGGGGCGCGGCTCCTCGAAGCCGCGTTTGCGCGGCCGGAGGGGTTCGACCTGGCGGCGTGCTGGAAGGCCTTGAGCGGGCGGTTCGCGGAGCGCAGGGCGAGCTACGTGGTGAGTTTGCGCGTGACCGGGGACGGGGAAGAGGCGCTCCGGCGGGTCCGGCCCGGCGGCGAGCACGAGCGGTGGGGGCGGGGAACGTGCGGGCGTGACGGGAAGAGCGTTGTGACGGTCGACTTCGAGCGGGAGTCGATAGCGATCTCGCAGATCGTCGCGCTGGGCAGGGGCGTCGAGGTGGTCGAGCCGGCGGCGCTGCGGGCGCGGCTCCGGGAGATAGCGGAGGATCTACGAGCGGTTTACGGCGCGCGCGGCGCGGCGGCGCCTCGACGCGCGGGCAGGAAGAGGTGA
- a CDS encoding potassium transporter Kup, giving the protein MNDRASAEPPPGALPAPPGATQRAVTRADDGPTQHGAARRDADATAPHGHHGGKAALALAALGVVFGDIGTSPLYALKECVSGTHGVPPTPDNVLGLLSLLFWSLMMVVTVKYVTFITRADNDGEGGILALLALVPERLRASGTQGVGWLAGLVVLGAALLYGDGVITPAISVLSAMEGLEVATTALKPFVVPLTCAILVGLFSVQRWGTARVGKVFGPIMVLWFTALAALGLVFIARNPAVLAALSPVHAARFFAAHGLHGVAILGSVVLVITGGEALYADMGHFGRGPIRLAWYAIALPALVLNYFGQGALLLQTPEAAANPFFAMVPKGPLTYALVALAAMATVIASQALISGAYSLTHQAIQLGYLPRTQVRHTSSEAAGQIYIPLTNWALAAGCLALVLIFQQSSRLAAAYGIAVTGTMGITSIVFFIVMRHTWRAPLAKALPLLILFLSFDLPFFGANLIKFLDGGYVPAVIAAVLFIMMVIWKRGRAILAERFTRAAPSVSAFVRELDAKCRARVPGTAVFLSSRAGKTPYALTHHLRHNKVLHETVVILTVVTEHVPRVADRERLDVTSLDKGVHQVVVRSGFMQSTDVPALLRRAAATHGLPIDFADVAYYLGRETILATDRGRMGRITETIFAVMARNAGAVPDYFRLPPERVVEIGVQVDL; this is encoded by the coding sequence ATGAACGACCGGGCCTCTGCCGAGCCTCCCCCCGGCGCTCTGCCGGCCCCTCCTGGAGCGACGCAGCGGGCGGTGACCCGCGCGGACGATGGTCCCACGCAGCACGGCGCTGCTCGCCGTGACGCCGACGCTACCGCGCCGCACGGCCACCACGGCGGCAAGGCAGCGCTCGCCCTGGCCGCGCTGGGGGTCGTCTTCGGCGACATCGGCACGAGCCCGCTCTACGCGCTCAAGGAGTGCGTGAGCGGCACGCACGGCGTCCCGCCGACGCCCGACAACGTCCTCGGGCTGCTCTCGCTCCTCTTCTGGTCGCTGATGATGGTCGTCACGGTCAAGTACGTCACCTTCATCACCCGGGCCGACAACGACGGCGAGGGCGGCATCCTCGCCCTGCTCGCGCTGGTGCCGGAGCGGCTGCGCGCCAGCGGGACGCAGGGCGTCGGCTGGCTCGCCGGGCTCGTGGTGCTCGGCGCCGCGCTCCTCTACGGCGACGGCGTGATCACGCCCGCCATCTCGGTGCTGAGCGCCATGGAGGGCCTCGAGGTGGCGACGACCGCGCTCAAGCCGTTCGTCGTGCCGCTCACCTGCGCGATCCTCGTCGGGCTCTTCAGCGTGCAGCGCTGGGGGACGGCGCGCGTCGGCAAGGTCTTCGGCCCCATCATGGTCCTCTGGTTCACCGCGCTCGCCGCGCTCGGGCTCGTGTTCATCGCCAGGAACCCGGCGGTGCTCGCCGCGCTGAGCCCCGTGCACGCGGCGCGCTTCTTCGCCGCCCACGGCCTCCACGGGGTCGCGATCCTCGGGTCGGTCGTGCTCGTCATCACGGGGGGCGAGGCGCTCTACGCGGACATGGGGCACTTCGGGCGCGGCCCGATCCGGCTCGCCTGGTACGCGATCGCGCTGCCGGCGCTCGTGCTCAACTACTTCGGCCAAGGGGCGCTCCTGCTGCAAACGCCCGAGGCCGCCGCGAACCCGTTCTTCGCGATGGTGCCGAAGGGCCCCCTCACCTACGCGCTGGTCGCGCTCGCCGCCATGGCCACCGTGATCGCGTCGCAGGCGCTGATCTCGGGCGCCTACTCGCTCACGCACCAGGCGATCCAGCTCGGGTACCTGCCGAGGACCCAGGTGCGCCACACCTCGAGCGAGGCCGCGGGGCAGATCTACATCCCCCTGACGAACTGGGCCCTCGCGGCCGGGTGCCTCGCGCTCGTGCTGATCTTCCAGCAGTCGAGCCGGCTGGCCGCGGCGTACGGCATCGCGGTGACCGGCACGATGGGGATCACGTCGATCGTCTTCTTCATCGTCATGCGCCACACGTGGCGAGCCCCGCTCGCGAAGGCCCTGCCGCTGCTGATCCTGTTCCTCTCGTTCGATCTGCCGTTCTTCGGGGCCAACCTGATCAAGTTCCTCGACGGCGGGTACGTGCCGGCGGTCATCGCCGCTGTCCTGTTCATCATGATGGTGATCTGGAAGCGAGGCCGCGCGATCCTCGCCGAGCGCTTCACGCGGGCGGCCCCCTCGGTCTCTGCCTTCGTGCGCGAGCTCGACGCGAAGTGCCGCGCGCGGGTCCCCGGCACGGCGGTGTTCCTGAGCTCGCGCGCAGGCAAGACGCCGTATGCGCTGACGCACCACCTCAGGCACAACAAGGTGCTCCACGAGACGGTGGTGATCTTGACGGTGGTGACGGAGCACGTCCCGCGGGTCGCCGACAGGGAGCGTCTCGACGTGACGAGCCTCGACAAGGGGGTTCACCAGGTCGTCGTCCGCTCGGGCTTCATGCAGTCGACCGACGTGCCGGCGCTCTTGCGGCGCGCCGCGGCCACGCACGGACTCCCCATCGATTTCGCGGACGTGGCGTATTACCTCGGCCGCGAGACGATCCTCGCCACCGACAGGGGCCGGATGGGCAGGATCACGGAGACGATCTTCGCGGTGATGGCGCGGAACGCCGGCGCCGTGCCCGACTACTTCAGGCTTCCGCCGGAGCGGGTCGTGGAGATCGGCGTGCAGGTCGACCTGTAG
- a CDS encoding tetratricopeptide repeat protein has translation MSDPPSLDRLRELRRAQDEELAAQDLDGARQRFLEVAAGGSSRPGAARLGPARARWIAPAALVALAGACAALLLVLLPSSRSLSFAVGSAQGQVGAWIAAGADAPLAVAFSDGTSLALDANARARVVAADARGARVLLEGGRLTATVTHTATSAWNFDVGPFDVLVTGTRFELSWSPVSEELKLVLREGSVAVSGPLVGGRRTVAAGETLDVFCKEQRFELTRGELPAAAPPPPPSTRVDQAASEPAPAATGTSERARTAKAADASPRPPSWRDLVAGDRYREAMTAAEAEGFDGLVARASAADLLMLADVARFSGKPDRAAAALTAARSRFAGSGEAAKAAFHLGRMAFDQRRSYAEAERWFLVYLEEQPGGSFAQEALGRVIECRESMGSAGEAREAARRYLARYPAGPHAAHARDLLEGE, from the coding sequence ATGAGCGATCCTCCGTCGCTCGATCGTCTTCGTGAGCTCCGCCGGGCCCAGGATGAGGAGCTCGCGGCGCAGGATCTCGATGGTGCGCGCCAGCGGTTCCTGGAGGTGGCGGCCGGCGGCTCGTCCCGTCCCGGGGCTGCCCGCCTCGGCCCCGCGCGTGCTCGGTGGATCGCGCCCGCGGCCCTCGTGGCGCTGGCAGGAGCTTGCGCCGCGCTGCTCCTCGTCCTGCTCCCGTCGTCGCGGTCGCTCTCGTTCGCGGTCGGCTCGGCGCAAGGTCAGGTCGGGGCGTGGATCGCCGCCGGCGCGGACGCTCCTCTGGCGGTCGCCTTCTCGGACGGCACGTCCCTGGCGCTGGACGCGAACGCCCGGGCGCGCGTGGTGGCCGCCGACGCGCGTGGCGCGCGCGTGCTGCTGGAAGGCGGCCGGCTCACGGCGACGGTGACCCACACCGCGACGAGCGCATGGAACTTCGACGTCGGCCCGTTCGACGTGCTGGTCACCGGCACGCGCTTCGAGCTGAGCTGGTCCCCGGTGAGCGAGGAGCTCAAGCTGGTGCTGCGGGAGGGCTCGGTCGCCGTGTCGGGGCCGCTCGTTGGGGGGCGACGCACCGTCGCTGCGGGCGAGACGCTCGATGTCTTCTGCAAGGAGCAGCGCTTCGAGCTCACGCGCGGGGAGCTGCCCGCCGCCGCCCCACCTCCGCCGCCTTCCACGCGCGTCGATCAGGCAGCCTCCGAGCCGGCCCCCGCGGCGACCGGCACCAGCGAACGAGCGAGGACCGCGAAGGCCGCGGACGCCTCCCCGCGCCCGCCGAGCTGGCGCGATCTCGTGGCCGGCGACAGGTACCGAGAGGCCATGACCGCGGCCGAGGCCGAGGGCTTCGACGGGCTCGTCGCCCGCGCGAGCGCGGCGGATCTGCTGATGCTCGCGGACGTCGCGCGCTTCTCCGGGAAGCCGGATCGCGCCGCGGCGGCGCTCACCGCGGCGCGGAGCCGGTTCGCGGGCTCGGGCGAGGCGGCGAAGGCCGCCTTCCACCTCGGCCGGATGGCGTTCGACCAGCGGCGATCGTACGCCGAGGCCGAGCGCTGGTTCCTCGTGTACCTCGAGGAGCAGCCGGGCGGCTCCTTTGCGCAGGAGGCGCTCGGGAGGGTCATCGAATGCCGGGAGTCGATGGGCTCGGCCGGCGAGGCCCGCGAGGCCGCGCGCCGCTACCTGGCGCGGTATCCGGCGGGGCCGCACGCCGCGCACGCCAGGGATCTCCTCGAGGGAGAGTGA
- a CDS encoding 23S rRNA (pseudouridine(1915)-N(3))-methyltransferase RlmH, with amino-acid sequence MRLVVAAVGRVKDKPLRAAMDEYLGRIRRYVACDEIEIQDGPPAKVGPLLARASAGASVIAMEVGGKALGSEAFAAGVERWGSRGKGVVTFLIGGADGLPPDVSAAADDRWSLSPLTFPHRLARLVLIEQLYRAMTLLRGEPYAH; translated from the coding sequence GTGCGACTCGTCGTCGCCGCCGTCGGGCGCGTGAAGGACAAGCCGCTGCGCGCGGCGATGGACGAGTACCTCGGCCGCATCCGCCGCTACGTGGCGTGCGACGAGATCGAGATCCAGGACGGCCCGCCGGCGAAGGTCGGGCCGTTGCTCGCTCGCGCGTCGGCGGGGGCGAGCGTCATCGCCATGGAGGTGGGCGGCAAGGCGCTCGGCAGCGAGGCGTTCGCGGCCGGCGTCGAGCGCTGGGGCTCGCGCGGCAAGGGCGTGGTCACGTTCCTGATCGGGGGCGCGGACGGGCTGCCGCCCGACGTGTCCGCCGCGGCGGACGACCGGTGGAGCCTGTCGCCGCTCACGTTCCCGCACCGCCTCGCCCGGCTCGTGCTGATCGAGCAGCTCTACCGCGCGATGACCCTGCTGCGCGGCGAGCCCTACGCCCACTGA
- a CDS encoding RNA polymerase sigma factor, producing the protein MVMRAGALAPPRRLGVVAYASDEALVEGLRARHPAALSAFHERFSGHVLRVLGRLLGGSRDLSDAHHDAFVRALSSLDTLRDPAALKAWITSVAVFTARTCIQRRARRKWLLFFAPDELPPLVEPPYQGEAHEALRATYRALERLPADERIAFALRRIEGMNLQEVADACGVSLATIKRRLARAEVHFLEAARDQPALEEWLKGGAP; encoded by the coding sequence ATGGTGATGCGCGCCGGCGCGCTCGCCCCCCCGCGACGGCTCGGCGTGGTCGCCTACGCGAGCGACGAGGCGCTCGTGGAGGGCCTCCGCGCGAGGCATCCCGCCGCGCTCTCCGCCTTCCACGAGCGCTTCTCCGGGCACGTGCTCCGCGTCCTCGGCCGGCTGCTCGGCGGCAGCCGCGACCTCTCCGACGCTCATCACGACGCCTTCGTCCGCGCGCTGTCCTCCCTCGACACCTTGCGCGATCCGGCAGCGTTGAAGGCGTGGATCACCTCGGTCGCCGTGTTCACGGCGCGGACCTGCATCCAGCGGCGCGCGCGCCGAAAATGGCTCCTCTTCTTCGCCCCCGACGAGCTCCCACCCCTCGTGGAGCCCCCGTACCAAGGTGAGGCCCACGAGGCGCTGCGCGCTACCTATCGCGCGCTGGAGCGGCTCCCGGCCGACGAGCGCATCGCGTTCGCGCTGCGGCGCATCGAGGGGATGAACCTCCAGGAGGTCGCCGACGCGTGCGGCGTCTCGCTCGCGACCATCAAGCGGAGGCTGGCCCGCGCCGAGGTCCATTTCCTCGAGGCGGCGCGGGACCAACCCGCCCTCGAGGAGTGGCTGAAGGGAGGCGCGCCATGA
- the guaA gene encoding glutamine-hydrolyzing GMP synthase, producing the protein MLAAAMLSPRRDFVVILDFGSQYTQLIARRVRESGVYCEIHRFDVPIAELRRLAPRALILSGGPASVYGDNAPRCSREVLELGVPTLGICYGLQLMAYHLGGKVERAHTGGEYGPAAVRVERPTGIFSRFAEGDSLDVWMSHGDRLTAMPEGFVSLGTTTGSPLCAVARERDKLYGLQFHPEVVHTPRGKEILQSFLFDVAGLSPTWTPASFVEEAIAAVREKAGPSDRVILGLSGGVDSSVAAVLCQRALGDRLTCIFVDNGLLREGEAESVERTFRGHFHMNLDAVDASARFLEGLRGVVDPEQKRKVIGRLFIEVFEEEAKRVQGAKWLVQGTLYPDVIESVSFKGPSAVIKSHHNVGGLPERMNLGLIEPLRELFKDEVRAAGEAMGMPRDILYRQPFPGPGLAVRCLGEVTPEKLRVLKAADAIFDQEIRAAGLYESLWQSFCVLLPVRSVGVMGDERTYDEAIALRAVHSTDGMTADWARLPYDLIARVSSRIINEVRGVNRVVLDVSSKPPSTIEWE; encoded by the coding sequence ATGCTAGCGGCAGCCATGCTCTCACCCCGGCGGGACTTCGTCGTCATCCTCGATTTTGGCTCTCAGTACACGCAGCTCATCGCCCGGCGCGTGCGCGAGTCTGGCGTCTACTGCGAGATCCACCGCTTCGACGTGCCCATCGCCGAGCTGCGCCGGCTCGCCCCGCGGGCGCTCATCCTCTCGGGCGGCCCCGCCAGCGTGTACGGAGACAACGCTCCCCGCTGTTCCCGGGAGGTGCTGGAGCTCGGCGTCCCGACGCTGGGCATCTGCTACGGGCTCCAGCTCATGGCGTATCACCTCGGCGGCAAGGTCGAGCGCGCGCACACGGGGGGCGAGTACGGCCCCGCGGCGGTGCGCGTCGAGCGCCCGACGGGCATCTTCTCGCGCTTCGCCGAGGGCGACTCCCTCGACGTCTGGATGAGCCACGGCGATCGGCTCACCGCGATGCCGGAGGGGTTCGTGTCGCTCGGCACCACGACCGGCAGCCCGCTCTGCGCCGTCGCCCGCGAGCGCGACAAGCTCTACGGCCTCCAGTTCCACCCCGAGGTCGTCCACACGCCGCGCGGCAAAGAGATCCTCCAGTCCTTCCTGTTCGACGTCGCCGGCCTCTCGCCGACCTGGACGCCCGCGTCGTTCGTGGAGGAGGCGATCGCCGCGGTCCGCGAGAAGGCCGGGCCGAGCGACCGCGTCATCCTGGGCCTCTCGGGCGGGGTCGACTCCTCGGTCGCCGCCGTGCTTTGCCAGCGCGCCCTCGGCGACCGGCTGACGTGCATCTTCGTCGACAACGGCCTGCTGCGCGAGGGCGAGGCGGAGAGCGTCGAGCGGACCTTCCGCGGCCACTTCCACATGAACCTCGACGCCGTCGACGCGTCGGCGCGGTTCCTTGAGGGGCTGCGCGGCGTCGTGGATCCGGAGCAGAAGCGCAAGGTGATCGGCCGCCTGTTCATCGAGGTGTTCGAGGAGGAGGCGAAGCGGGTCCAGGGCGCGAAGTGGCTCGTCCAGGGCACGCTCTACCCCGACGTGATCGAGAGCGTCTCGTTCAAGGGTCCGAGCGCCGTCATCAAGAGCCACCACAACGTCGGCGGCCTGCCCGAGCGGATGAACCTCGGCCTGATCGAGCCCCTGCGGGAGCTCTTCAAGGACGAGGTGCGGGCCGCCGGCGAGGCGATGGGCATGCCGCGGGACATCCTGTACCGCCAGCCGTTCCCCGGCCCGGGGCTCGCCGTGCGCTGCCTCGGCGAGGTGACGCCGGAGAAGCTGCGCGTGCTCAAAGCGGCCGACGCCATCTTCGACCAGGAGATCCGCGCCGCCGGGCTCTACGAGTCGCTCTGGCAGAGCTTCTGCGTGCTCCTCCCGGTGCGCTCCGTGGGCGTGATGGGCGACGAGCGCACCTACGACGAGGCGATCGCGCTCCGCGCCGTGCACTCGACCGACGGCATGACGGCCGACTGGGCGCGGCTGCCCTACGACCTCATCGCCCGGGTGAGCTCGCGCATCATCAACGAGGTGCGCGGCGTGAACCGCGTGGTGCTCGACGTGTCCTCGAAGCCGCCCTCGACGATCGAGTGGGAGTGA
- a CDS encoding SDR family oxidoreductase → MRPLEGQVALVAGATRGAGRAIARSLGEAGATVYCTGRSVRGRPATGQRPETIEETAELVAAAGGRGVAAQVDHTVEEQVEALCARIRQEQGRLDVLVNDVWGGDELTEFGQPFWKLSLPSGRILLERAVTSHIITSRHAVPLMLERDRGLIVEITDGDHFGYRGNLFYDLAKMSVIRLAFAMAWELRRHPAVTALAVTPGFLRSEAMLDHFGVTEANWRDAAEKEPHFIESETPFYVGRAVAALAADPRVAAKSGRVFSSWDLAREYGFTDVDGRKPHWGEYFERNLGRYNRAGEAAYASWFNGPMELACPDWPKE, encoded by the coding sequence ATGAGACCACTCGAAGGACAGGTCGCCCTCGTCGCCGGAGCCACGCGCGGCGCGGGGCGCGCCATCGCACGCTCGCTCGGCGAGGCCGGCGCCACGGTCTATTGCACAGGGCGCAGCGTCCGCGGCCGGCCCGCCACGGGCCAGCGCCCCGAGACCATCGAGGAGACCGCCGAGCTCGTGGCCGCGGCGGGAGGGCGCGGCGTCGCCGCGCAGGTCGACCACACCGTCGAGGAGCAGGTCGAGGCGCTCTGCGCCCGGATCCGGCAGGAGCAAGGGAGGCTCGACGTCCTGGTCAACGACGTGTGGGGCGGCGACGAGCTCACCGAGTTCGGCCAGCCGTTCTGGAAGCTCTCCCTGCCCAGCGGGAGGATCCTGCTCGAGCGGGCCGTCACCTCGCACATCATCACGAGCCGCCACGCGGTGCCGCTCATGCTCGAGCGCGATCGCGGCCTCATCGTCGAGATCACCGACGGCGACCACTTCGGTTACCGCGGCAACCTCTTCTACGATCTGGCGAAGATGTCGGTCATCCGCCTGGCCTTCGCCATGGCCTGGGAGCTGCGCCGCCACCCCGCCGTGACGGCGCTCGCGGTGACGCCCGGCTTCCTGCGCTCGGAGGCCATGCTCGACCACTTCGGCGTCACGGAGGCGAACTGGCGAGACGCCGCCGAGAAGGAGCCGCACTTCATCGAATCGGAGACGCCGTTCTACGTGGGCCGCGCCGTCGCGGCGCTCGCCGCCGATCCGCGCGTCGCGGCGAAGTCCGGCCGCGTGTTCAGCTCGTGGGATCTCGCGAGGGAGTACGGGTTCACCGACGTCGATGGCCGGAAGCCCCACTGGGGCGAGTACTTCGAGCGGAACCTCGGCAGGTACAACAGGGCCGGCGAGGCGGCCTATGCGAGCTGGTTCAATGGACCGATGGAGCTCGCGTGCCCCGACTGGCCCAAGGAGTGA
- a CDS encoding PEGA domain-containing protein, protein MASASAKRTRATAALLMLGLSACVARTPATVSLRVKGNVPDASVTIDDQYIGALAYVAAHGVALPPGAHRITVEKAGYFAWDRLVEARSGAPPIHLQVQLTPVPD, encoded by the coding sequence ATGGCCAGCGCGAGCGCAAAGCGGACGCGCGCCACGGCGGCGCTCCTGATGCTCGGGCTGTCGGCGTGCGTCGCTCGGACTCCGGCGACGGTCTCGCTGCGGGTGAAGGGGAACGTGCCCGACGCGTCGGTCACCATCGACGACCAGTACATCGGCGCGCTCGCCTACGTCGCCGCCCACGGCGTCGCGCTGCCGCCGGGCGCGCACCGGATCACCGTGGAGAAGGCCGGCTACTTCGCCTGGGACCGCCTGGTCGAGGCCAGGAGCGGCGCCCCGCCGATCCACCTCCAGGTGCAGCTCACGCCCGTGCCGGATTGA
- a CDS encoding glutamate-5-semialdehyde dehydrogenase → MEQSNIDLEGTLRALCQRARTAARALAPLDRAQKDRALRAIAERLRAEAGEGKRSAVLAANAEDVAAARAAGVSEALVDRLVLDEARLAAIAGAVLEVASASDPVGQVVGMERRPNGLLVGQVRVPLGVIAMIYESRPNVTVDAAVLCLKSGNAAVLRGGKEAARSNAALGELISDALRSVGLPADAVQMVPSLDREATRILLGLTGMIDLAIPRGGEGLIRFVAENARVPVIQHYKGVNHLFADAGCDVEMAYRLVENGKLQRPGVCNALECLLVHEGVAAPLLGRVAALSERGLELRGDAATCALVPSARKAAEDDYGREFLAPILAVRVVRSLDEAIEHIGRYGSMHTEVICTPRYDHAQRFLREVDASCVLVNASSRFNDGGELGLGAEIGISTTKLHAYGPMGLASLTTLKWIAYGEGQTR, encoded by the coding sequence GTGGAACAGAGCAACATCGATCTAGAGGGCACGCTTCGCGCGCTCTGCCAGCGCGCCCGGACGGCTGCCCGGGCCCTCGCCCCGCTGGACCGGGCCCAGAAGGACCGCGCGCTGCGCGCGATCGCCGAGCGGCTGCGCGCCGAGGCCGGCGAGGGCAAGCGCTCCGCGGTGCTGGCCGCGAACGCCGAGGACGTGGCCGCGGCGCGCGCCGCCGGCGTCTCCGAGGCGCTCGTCGACCGGCTCGTGCTCGACGAGGCGCGGCTCGCGGCGATCGCCGGCGCGGTGCTCGAGGTCGCCTCCGCCAGCGATCCGGTCGGGCAGGTCGTCGGGATGGAGCGGCGGCCGAACGGGCTCCTCGTCGGGCAGGTGCGCGTCCCGCTCGGCGTGATCGCGATGATCTACGAGTCGCGCCCCAACGTGACGGTCGACGCCGCGGTGCTCTGCCTGAAGAGCGGCAACGCCGCGGTCCTCCGCGGCGGCAAGGAGGCGGCTCGCTCGAACGCCGCCCTCGGCGAGCTGATCTCGGACGCGCTGCGCTCGGTCGGCCTGCCGGCCGACGCCGTGCAGATGGTCCCCTCGCTCGACCGCGAGGCCACGCGGATCCTGCTCGGCCTGACCGGCATGATCGATCTGGCCATCCCGCGCGGCGGCGAGGGGCTCATCCGGTTCGTGGCCGAGAACGCGCGCGTCCCGGTGATCCAGCACTACAAGGGCGTGAACCACCTCTTCGCCGACGCCGGCTGCGACGTCGAGATGGCCTACCGCCTCGTCGAGAACGGCAAGCTCCAGCGCCCCGGCGTCTGCAACGCGCTGGAGTGCCTGCTCGTCCACGAGGGCGTCGCGGCGCCGCTGCTCGGGCGCGTGGCCGCCCTCTCGGAGCGCGGGCTCGAGCTGCGCGGCGACGCCGCCACCTGCGCGCTCGTGCCGTCGGCGCGCAAGGCCGCGGAGGACGACTACGGGCGGGAGTTCCTCGCGCCCATCCTCGCGGTGCGGGTGGTGAGGTCGCTCGACGAGGCGATCGAGCACATCGGCCGCTACGGCTCGATGCACACCGAGGTCATCTGCACGCCCCGCTACGATCACGCGCAGCGGTTCCTGCGCGAGGTCGACGCGAGCTGCGTGCTCGTGAACGCGTCGTCCCGGTTCAACGATGGCGGCGAGCTCGGCCTCGGCGCGGAGATCGGCATCTCCACGACGAAGCTCCACGCCTACGGCCCGATGGGGCTCGCGAGCCTGACGACGCTCAAGTGGATCGCGTACGGCGAGGGCCAGACCCGCTGA
- the rsfS gene encoding ribosome silencing factor, producing MASKKDAGEGSSKPRAKSGSKAGEGAEPRAPARKKATTAKAGAAGRASSAAKPKRPASPRIRASHAGVGEAGAKKKVVRARRAGGEAEPLERAERPIPADRPASRARRPARDEGDAPAPRPARGGGEGAKAVLPLAGRSPARAKSPLTGPKRAGSRRSTPPPVPEPSAPARELALTLAAAGLDKKAIGVEILEVVGRVDYADYLVIMTGRSDRHVHAIATGLEEAVRKQKLAPLSMEGLAAATWVLIDFGDVVVHVFQEETRRIYDIEGLWIDAGRVPVPEESLPPGAQPAPRFDPS from the coding sequence TTGGCGAGCAAGAAGGACGCAGGCGAGGGGAGCAGCAAGCCGCGGGCGAAGTCGGGGTCGAAGGCGGGCGAGGGCGCGGAGCCCCGCGCGCCGGCGCGGAAGAAGGCGACCACCGCCAAGGCGGGCGCGGCCGGCCGGGCGTCGTCCGCGGCCAAGCCGAAGCGGCCGGCGTCTCCCCGGATCCGCGCCTCCCACGCGGGCGTCGGCGAGGCCGGCGCGAAGAAGAAGGTGGTCCGCGCGCGCCGCGCGGGCGGCGAGGCGGAGCCGCTGGAGCGCGCGGAGCGGCCGATCCCGGCGGATCGGCCGGCTTCGAGGGCGCGGCGTCCGGCGCGCGACGAAGGCGACGCGCCGGCCCCGCGGCCCGCGCGTGGCGGCGGCGAGGGCGCGAAGGCGGTGCTGCCGCTCGCGGGGCGGTCGCCCGCGCGCGCCAAGTCGCCGCTCACCGGCCCGAAGCGCGCCGGCTCGCGCCGGAGCACGCCGCCGCCCGTCCCCGAGCCCTCGGCGCCCGCGCGCGAGCTCGCGCTGACGCTGGCCGCGGCGGGGCTCGACAAGAAGGCGATCGGCGTCGAGATCCTGGAGGTCGTGGGGCGCGTCGACTACGCGGACTACCTCGTGATCATGACCGGCCGCTCCGACCGGCACGTCCACGCGATCGCGACGGGGCTGGAGGAGGCGGTGCGCAAGCAGAAGCTCGCGCCGCTCTCGATGGAGGGCCTCGCCGCGGCGACCTGGGTGCTCATCGATTTCGGCGACGTGGTGGTGCACGTGTTCCAGGAGGAGACGCGCCGCATCTACGACATCGAGGGGCTCTGGATCGACGCGGGGCGCGTCCCGGTCCCGGAGGAGAGCCTGCCGCCGGGGGCGCAGCCCGCCCCGCGGTTCGATCCGAGCTGA